Proteins from one Azospirillum ramasamyi genomic window:
- a CDS encoding MBG domain-containing protein, protein MRHSTDRRLRSTGRLIGRSGLLIALMSCTALTPLHSATAEEALPTNGRFTAGAGRIVEQPGGLRIEQGSRTGIVEWQGFSIGSGKSVHVENGAGATLNRVTGSLPSRIDGSLTATGSVYLVNRAGIVVGKEGRVDTGGGFYASTHDVSDAAFAAQRDLTFAGDSKAAVVNMGTIKSRGGDVALIARSVRNEGKISAPKGTAALLAGYEVLAKETADAEGRFAVKVGGSDTEAVNAGTLAAANAEMRANGGSVYALAGNTGGVVKATGVAKRDGRVFLTAGDGGSVTVESPVVAQRRIAEEVPKQGVARKEAGHKESAAKHPPRRSRQPERAGGDIRVSGGSVTVSGRLDASGTTGNGGTLVATGGTVVLSGTAALDVSGASGGTLLVGGDFQGGRNTATRYLAEPVATARTLTVEAGARIDADGTRGDGGRVVLWSDGDTAFAGAVSARGAGKGGDAEVSGKARLAFTGTADLRGTAGFGTLLLDPYNLTISNAADSGMSGFSASGNDSILNVDTLKSALNWANVAVTTGDDGTQAGDITVAAPLTWNASTMLTLSAYRDVNVNAALTVQGTQGMITLMAGRDIAVNAAITGENWSDVSLLARRDVAVNAAVSGAKVTLWSDYGGIGTGSVRFGAGATVTASGGASILYNPTAYTAPTDYSGIAGAGTVVTGYMLVNTAENLQAIGSNLAGAYALGRDIDAHATAGWNSGAGFAPLGSAATPFTGLFDGRDHAVNGLTINRTGSDDVGLFGVVGMGGAVRDVRMVGGSVLGANRVGALVGSNAGTVNWASATGTVTGRGSEVGGLVGSNAGTVGQSFATGAVTAQGGAVGGLVGSSSGTILQTYASGSVTAGGDQVGGLVGRMTAGSVDLAYALGSVTGTRSVGGLIGDNGGAVTESYATGTVTGQDAGGLIGANGGTVEWSFWDTQTTGLGNGVGSGAATGMRGLTSNQIRDSLSVKSGQYFNVPAYKWYLNIFDRGPDFRPIGMWEAARKGADGYRVVSNLHQLVLINASDGLTESYRGDYRLATDIDASETAGSNPAGIWGERGFLPIGRVVDTKFQGNFDGNGHVIKGLYINRPSTMNVGFFGVVGGSGTRVPSIKNIGLIDGSITGGSSNSVGGLVGFLNGGAVENSYFTGSVSGGWFVGGLVGESQSTLDRIKQSYAVASVTATEESGGGLVGDSYAQIDQSYASGSVTGASNVGGFIGRHYQGIITNSYWDKDTSGQQNGIGNATLAGLTGLTTAEARQASSYVGWDFAKDWYQSGDMRPIGRWEAAKAESDGIAAITNLHQLQLIDANPTGSYRLDADIDARATSGLDAAGIWGAGGFTPLAGAGAGFTGSFDGRGHLIRGLTINRPASDDVGLFGKIGTGGTVGNVGLDATGAITGGNRVGAIAGSNGGTIHQSFSRAGVTGQGAGTGGLAGSNSGTIRRSYAAGTVAGQGDSVGGLAGVNDGTILQTYATGAVNGQGDRVGGLAGTNGTDGSIAQSYATGAVAGQGAALGGLAGRNDGTVTLSYWNTEASGRAGGAGAGTPTGMTGLTGTQMRDANSFTGLDALAWAPADGTAAPLLFGVSGVVGIVHNTVYGDDPASVPIAVLGGSAWNRISGGATSTLAAGANVGTYLNLVDASGVTGSFGLGGAARVVNVGAVVTPATLTLTAAGGTMVYGDTVPALTGYAVTGWKYGQTDALLSGVTVSTDATSASNVGTSYRTMTAGGTLSGAAAGNYSFNRVDGGFSVTPATLTVTASGGTMVYGDTVPALTGYSVTGWKNGQSDGLLSGVTVSTDATSVSNVGTTYRTMTAGGALSGAATGNYTFARVDGGFSVTPATLTVTASDSTMVYGDAVPTLGYNLSGWKNGQTDALLTGVTVSTDATSASNVGSSYHTTATGGTLSGAAAGNYTLSHVGGAFSVTPATLTLTASDGTMIYGDAVPALTGYSVAGWKNGQSDGLLSGVTVSTDATSQSNVGTAYRTMTAGGTLSGAATGNYTIARADGAFSVTPATLTVTAADGTMVYGDAVPTLTDYSVTGWKNGQTDALLSGVTVSTDATSVSNVGTSYRTMTAGGTLSGAASGNYSFNRVDGAFSVTPATLTLTASDGTMIYGDAVPTLTGYSVTGWKNDQTDALLSGVTVSTDATSQSNVGTSYRTMTTGGMLSGAASGNYSFNRIDGGFSVTPATLTVTAANSTMVYGDSVPVLGYSLSGWKNGQGDGLLSDVTASTDATSLSNVGNSYRTVTAGGTLSGAAVGNYTLNHVGGSFSVTPATLTVTAGSRKMVYGDAVPGLDYSVAGWKNGQTDSLLSGIGVSTDVTVQSNVGDYRIATTGGTLSGDAVGNYTLRHVDGSYSVTPATLTVTAADGTMIYGDAVPVLTGYSVAGWKNGQTDGLLSGVTVSTNATSQSNVGTSYRTMTAGGTLSGAATGNYMFARVDGAFSVTPATLTVTAADGSMVYGDAVPALGYSVSGWKNGQSDGLLSGVAVSTDATSLSNVGTGYRTTAAGGTLSGAATGNYRLSHAGGAFSVTPALLMVTASDGSMVYGDAVPALGYSVTGWKNSQTDALLSGVTLSTDARSRSPAGAGYRITAAGGTLSGAASGNYVIRHADGRLTIGRRPLTLVADDAARLSGAPNPTLTYRVVGPGPLDGDRIDGLPETLATAASPAGAYAITRGGLTAGDNYDLRFTPGLLTVSPQPSGLAAILPARLIEPATLSGPGIATLGRPAEAGGSSDSASPAAASEVSGPETNGNGKDGEQDVCGAAAGEGCASLPHPANRFIGTFLSVKSP, encoded by the coding sequence ATGCGACATTCGACCGACAGGCGGCTGCGTTCCACCGGACGGCTCATAGGCCGGAGCGGCCTGCTGATCGCCTTGATGAGTTGCACGGCGCTCACGCCCCTGCACTCCGCGACGGCCGAGGAGGCGCTGCCGACCAACGGGCGCTTCACCGCCGGGGCCGGGCGCATCGTCGAGCAGCCCGGCGGCCTGCGGATCGAACAGGGGTCGCGCACCGGCATCGTCGAATGGCAGGGCTTTTCCATCGGCAGCGGCAAGTCGGTTCATGTCGAGAACGGCGCCGGCGCCACCCTCAACCGCGTCACCGGCAGCCTGCCGTCCCGAATCGACGGTTCGCTGACCGCCACAGGATCGGTCTATCTGGTCAACCGCGCCGGCATCGTGGTCGGCAAGGAGGGGCGTGTCGATACCGGCGGCGGCTTCTACGCCTCGACCCACGACGTTTCCGACGCCGCCTTCGCCGCCCAGCGCGACCTGACCTTCGCCGGGGACTCGAAGGCCGCCGTGGTCAATATGGGGACCATCAAGTCCCGTGGCGGTGACGTGGCACTGATCGCCCGCTCCGTGCGCAACGAGGGCAAGATCTCGGCACCGAAGGGAACGGCGGCGCTGCTGGCCGGCTACGAGGTGCTGGCGAAGGAGACGGCCGACGCCGAGGGGCGCTTTGCGGTCAAGGTCGGCGGGTCCGACACCGAGGCGGTCAATGCCGGCACGCTGGCGGCGGCCAACGCCGAGATGCGGGCCAATGGCGGCTCCGTCTACGCCCTGGCCGGCAACACCGGCGGCGTCGTCAAGGCGACGGGCGTTGCCAAGCGGGACGGACGTGTCTTCCTGACGGCCGGCGACGGCGGTAGCGTGACCGTCGAGAGCCCGGTGGTGGCACAGCGCCGGATCGCGGAGGAGGTTCCGAAACAGGGGGTTGCCCGCAAGGAAGCCGGGCACAAGGAATCGGCGGCCAAGCATCCACCGCGCCGGTCGCGGCAGCCGGAGCGGGCAGGCGGCGACATCCGCGTATCCGGCGGATCGGTGACGGTTTCCGGCAGGCTCGACGCCTCGGGAACGACCGGAAATGGCGGGACGCTCGTAGCGACCGGCGGGACGGTGGTGCTGTCCGGGACGGCGGCGTTGGACGTGTCCGGCGCGTCGGGCGGCACGCTGCTGGTCGGCGGCGACTTCCAGGGCGGACGGAACACGGCGACGCGCTACCTCGCCGAACCGGTGGCGACGGCGCGGACGCTGACGGTGGAGGCGGGCGCGCGGATCGACGCCGACGGCACGCGGGGGGATGGCGGCCGGGTCGTGCTGTGGTCCGACGGCGACACCGCCTTCGCCGGGGCGGTTTCGGCGCGGGGGGCCGGAAAGGGCGGCGACGCGGAGGTGTCGGGCAAGGCGCGTCTGGCCTTCACCGGCACGGCGGACCTGCGCGGGACGGCGGGATTCGGCACGCTGCTGCTCGACCCCTACAACCTGACCATCTCCAATGCCGCCGACAGCGGGATGTCCGGCTTCAGCGCCAGCGGCAACGACAGCATTCTGAACGTGGACACGCTGAAGTCGGCACTGAATTGGGCCAATGTCGCCGTGACGACGGGGGATGATGGCACCCAGGCCGGCGACATCACGGTGGCGGCACCGCTCACCTGGAACGCGTCGACGATGCTCACCCTGTCGGCGTACCGGGACGTCAACGTGAACGCTGCCCTTACCGTCCAGGGCACCCAGGGCATGATCACGCTGATGGCCGGCCGCGACATCGCGGTGAACGCGGCCATCACTGGCGAAAACTGGTCCGATGTTTCGCTGCTGGCGAGGCGCGACGTTGCGGTGAACGCCGCCGTGAGCGGGGCGAAGGTGACGCTGTGGTCGGATTACGGCGGCATCGGGACGGGAAGCGTGCGGTTCGGCGCGGGAGCCACCGTCACGGCCTCCGGCGGAGCGTCCATCCTCTACAACCCTACCGCCTATACCGCGCCGACCGATTATTCCGGCATCGCCGGGGCAGGCACGGTGGTGACCGGCTACATGCTGGTGAACACGGCGGAGAATCTGCAGGCCATCGGCAGCAATCTGGCCGGCGCCTACGCGCTGGGCCGCGACATCGACGCGCACGCCACCGCCGGCTGGAACAGCGGCGCCGGCTTCGCCCCGCTGGGCAGCGCCGCCACACCCTTCACCGGCCTGTTCGACGGGCGGGACCATGCCGTCAACGGGCTGACCATCAACCGGACCGGCAGCGACGACGTCGGCCTGTTCGGCGTCGTCGGCATGGGCGGCGCAGTGCGGGATGTCCGCATGGTCGGCGGCAGCGTTTTGGGGGCGAACCGGGTCGGGGCATTGGTCGGCAGCAATGCCGGGACGGTGAACTGGGCGTCGGCAACCGGCACGGTGACCGGGCGGGGCAGTGAGGTAGGCGGGCTCGTCGGCAGCAACGCCGGGACCGTGGGCCAGTCCTTCGCCACCGGGGCGGTGACGGCACAGGGCGGTGCGGTCGGCGGGCTGGTCGGCAGCAGCAGCGGGACGATCCTGCAAACCTATGCCAGCGGCTCCGTGACGGCGGGGGGCGATCAGGTGGGTGGCTTGGTCGGCCGCATGACCGCAGGGTCCGTAGACTTAGCCTACGCCCTGGGCAGCGTGACGGGAACGAGGTCGGTCGGCGGCCTGATCGGCGACAACGGCGGCGCGGTGACCGAGAGCTACGCCACCGGCACCGTGACGGGGCAGGATGCCGGGGGCCTTATCGGTGCCAATGGCGGCACGGTCGAATGGTCCTTTTGGGACACGCAGACCACCGGTCTCGGAAATGGAGTCGGCAGCGGTGCGGCCACCGGAATGAGAGGCCTGACCTCCAACCAGATCCGTGATTCCCTCTCAGTAAAAAGCGGACAGTATTTCAACGTCCCCGCTTACAAATGGTACTTGAATATATTCGACCGAGGTCCGGACTTCCGGCCCATCGGGATGTGGGAAGCAGCCAGGAAGGGAGCGGACGGTTACAGGGTCGTCAGCAATCTGCATCAGCTCGTTCTTATAAATGCGAGCGATGGCTTGACCGAGAGTTACAGGGGAGACTATCGGCTGGCCACGGACATCGATGCGTCCGAGACCGCGGGCAGCAACCCTGCAGGAATCTGGGGCGAGCGCGGGTTCCTCCCGATCGGGAGAGTCGTGGACACCAAGTTTCAAGGCAATTTCGACGGCAACGGCCATGTGATCAAAGGCCTTTACATCAATCGCCCAAGCACCATGAACGTGGGCTTCTTTGGGGTCGTGGGCGGATCAGGGACTAGAGTTCCCAGCATTAAAAATATCGGCCTTATCGACGGGAGCATCACCGGAGGTTCCTCTAACTCCGTCGGAGGGCTTGTTGGGTTCCTTAACGGGGGTGCTGTCGAAAATTCATACTTTACCGGATCTGTTTCCGGCGGATGGTTCGTTGGCGGGCTTGTCGGTGAGTCGCAGTCCACCTTGGACCGGATCAAACAATCCTACGCGGTCGCGTCCGTCACGGCGACGGAGGAATCGGGCGGGGGGCTTGTCGGAGACAGTTATGCACAGATCGACCAGTCCTATGCGTCCGGCAGTGTGACGGGAGCCAGCAACGTCGGTGGGTTCATCGGCCGGCATTATCAAGGCATCATCACCAATTCATATTGGGATAAGGACACCAGCGGTCAGCAGAACGGCATCGGCAACGCCACCCTGGCCGGACTGACCGGCCTGACCACCGCCGAGGCGCGACAGGCGTCCTCCTATGTCGGCTGGGATTTCGCCAAGGACTGGTACCAGTCCGGGGACATGCGGCCCATCGGGCGGTGGGAGGCGGCGAAGGCGGAAAGCGACGGCATCGCCGCCATAACCAACCTCCACCAGCTTCAGCTGATCGATGCGAACCCGACGGGGTCCTACCGGCTCGATGCCGACATCGACGCGCGGGCGACGTCAGGCCTCGATGCGGCCGGCATCTGGGGAGCGGGCGGCTTCACCCCGCTGGCGGGTGCCGGGGCCGGCTTCACCGGCAGCTTTGACGGGCGCGGCCATCTGATCCGCGGGCTGACCATCAACCGGCCGGCGAGCGACGATGTCGGCCTGTTCGGCAAGATCGGCACGGGCGGCACGGTGGGCAACGTCGGCCTCGACGCGACCGGTGCCATCACCGGCGGGAACCGGGTCGGCGCCATCGCCGGGAGCAACGGCGGCACCATCCACCAGTCCTTTTCCAGGGCCGGCGTGACCGGACAGGGGGCCGGCACCGGCGGGCTGGCGGGCAGCAACAGCGGCACCATCCGCCGATCCTATGCCGCCGGCACCGTGGCCGGACAGGGCGACAGCGTCGGCGGGCTGGCCGGCGTCAACGACGGCACCATCCTGCAGACCTACGCCACCGGCGCAGTCAACGGACAGGGCGACCGGGTCGGCGGGCTGGCCGGGACCAACGGGACGGACGGCAGCATCGCCCAATCCTACGCCACCGGCGCCGTGGCCGGGCAGGGCGCCGCACTCGGCGGACTGGCCGGACGCAATGACGGCACCGTCACGCTGTCCTATTGGAACACCGAGGCCAGCGGCCGGGCGGGCGGCGCGGGTGCCGGAACCCCCACCGGCATGACCGGGCTGACCGGCACGCAGATGCGCGACGCGAACAGCTTCACCGGCCTCGACGCCCTGGCCTGGGCGCCGGCCGACGGCACCGCCGCGCCGTTGCTGTTCGGCGTGTCCGGCGTGGTCGGCATCGTCCACAACACCGTCTATGGCGACGATCCGGCGAGTGTGCCCATCGCCGTGCTGGGCGGGTCGGCCTGGAACAGGATCAGCGGCGGGGCAACCAGCACCCTGGCGGCCGGCGCCAATGTCGGGACCTATCTGAACCTCGTGGACGCATCGGGGGTGACCGGCAGCTTTGGCCTGGGCGGTGCCGCCCGCGTGGTGAACGTCGGCGCCGTGGTGACGCCCGCCACTCTGACGCTGACGGCAGCGGGCGGCACGATGGTCTATGGCGATACCGTGCCGGCGCTGACGGGGTATGCGGTGACGGGCTGGAAATACGGCCAGACCGACGCGCTGCTGTCGGGCGTGACCGTCTCGACCGACGCCACCTCCGCCTCGAATGTCGGCACCTCCTATCGCACGATGACGGCGGGCGGCACGCTGTCGGGTGCCGCCGCCGGCAATTACAGCTTCAACCGTGTCGACGGTGGCTTCTCGGTGACGCCCGCCACGCTGACGGTGACGGCATCCGGCGGCACGATGGTCTATGGCGACACCGTGCCGGCGCTGACCGGCTACAGCGTGACGGGCTGGAAGAACGGCCAGAGCGATGGGCTTTTGTCGGGCGTCACGGTTTCGACCGACGCCACCTCCGTCTCGAACGTCGGCACCACCTATCGGACGATGACGGCGGGCGGGGCGCTCTCCGGTGCTGCCACCGGCAACTACACGTTTGCCCGAGTGGATGGCGGCTTCTCGGTGACGCCGGCCACCCTGACGGTGACGGCATCGGACAGCACGATGGTCTACGGCGACGCCGTGCCGACGCTGGGTTACAACCTGTCCGGCTGGAAGAACGGCCAGACCGACGCCCTTCTGACGGGCGTGACCGTCTCCACCGATGCCACCTCCGCCTCGAACGTCGGCAGTTCCTACCACACCACGGCGACGGGTGGCACGCTGTCGGGTGCCGCCGCCGGCAACTACACGCTCAGCCATGTGGGCGGCGCCTTCTCGGTGACGCCGGCCACCCTGACGCTTACGGCGTCGGACGGCACGATGATCTATGGCGACGCCGTGCCGGCGCTGACGGGCTATTCGGTGGCGGGCTGGAAGAATGGACAGAGTGACGGGCTGCTGTCGGGCGTCACGGTTTCCACGGACGCAACGTCTCAGTCGAACGTCGGGACCGCCTATCGCACGATGACGGCGGGCGGGACGCTCTCCGGTGCTGCCACCGGCAACTATACGATTGCCCGTGCGGACGGCGCCTTCTCGGTGACGCCGGCCACGCTGACGGTGACGGCGGCCGACGGAACCATGGTCTATGGCGACGCCGTGCCGACGCTGACCGACTACAGCGTGACGGGCTGGAAGAACGGCCAGACCGACGCGCTGCTATCGGGCGTGACCGTCTCGACCGACGCCACCTCCGTCTCGAATGTCGGCACCTCCTACCGGACCATGACGGCGGGTGGCACGCTGTCGGGTGCCGCATCCGGCAACTACAGCTTCAACCGTGTGGACGGTGCCTTTTCGGTGACGCCTGCCACGCTGACGCTGACGGCGTCGGACGGCACGATGATCTATGGCGACGCCGTGCCGACGCTGACCGGCTATAGCGTGACGGGCTGGAAGAACGATCAGACCGACGCGCTGCTGTCGGGCGTGACCGTCTCGACCGACGCCACATCGCAGTCGAACGTCGGCACCTCCTACCGCACGATGACGACGGGCGGAATGCTGTCGGGTGCCGCCTCCGGCAATTACAGCTTCAACCGTATCGACGGTGGCTTCTCGGTGACGCCCGCCACGCTGACGGTGACGGCGGCCAACAGCACGATGGTGTATGGCGATTCCGTGCCGGTGCTGGGCTACAGCCTGTCCGGTTGGAAGAACGGCCAGGGTGACGGGCTGTTGTCCGACGTGACCGCTTCCACCGACGCCACCTCCCTGTCGAATGTCGGGAACTCCTACCGCACCGTGACGGCGGGCGGCACGCTGTCGGGGGCGGCCGTCGGCAACTACACGCTGAACCATGTCGGCGGCAGCTTCTCGGTGACGCCCGCCACCCTGACGGTGACGGCCGGCAGCCGCAAGATGGTCTATGGCGACGCGGTGCCGGGGCTGGATTACAGCGTGGCGGGCTGGAAGAACGGTCAGACCGACAGTCTGCTGTCGGGGATCGGCGTCTCGACCGACGTCACAGTGCAATCGAATGTCGGCGACTACCGGATCGCCACGACGGGCGGCACGTTGTCGGGGGACGCCGTCGGCAACTATACGCTTCGCCATGTGGACGGCAGCTATTCGGTGACGCCGGCCACGCTGACTGTGACCGCGGCCGACGGAACCATGATCTATGGCGACGCCGTGCCGGTGCTGACCGGCTATTCGGTGGCGGGCTGGAAGAACGGCCAGACCGATGGACTTCTGTCCGGCGTCACGGTTTCCACGAACGCGACGTCTCAGTCGAACGTCGGCACCTCCTACCGCACGATGACGGCGGGCGGGACGCTCTCCGGTGCCGCCACCGGCAACTATATGTTTGCCCGTGTGGACGGGGCTTTCTCGGTGACGCCCGCCACGCTGACGGTGACCGCGGCGGACGGCAGCATGGTCTATGGCGATGCCGTGCCGGCGCTCGGCTACAGCGTGTCCGGCTGGAAGAACGGCCAGAGCGACGGGCTGCTGTCGGGCGTCGCGGTTTCCACCGACGCAACCTCACTCTCGAATGTCGGCACCGGCTACCGCACCACCGCGGCGGGCGGCACGCTGTCGGGCGCGGCGACCGGCAACTACAGGCTCAGCCATGCCGGCGGCGCCTTCTCGGTCACACCGGCCCTGCTGATGGTCACGGCCTCCGACGGCTCGATGGTTTATGGCGACGCCGTGCCTGCGCTGGGATATTCGGTGACGGGTTGGAAGAACAGCCAGACCGATGCCCTGCTGTCGGGCGTCACCCTGTCCACCGACGCCCGCTCGCGGTCGCCAGCCGGGGCCGGCTATCGCATCACGGCGGCCGGTGGGACGCTATCGGGGGCGGCCAGCGGCAACTATGTGATCCGCCATGCCGATGGCAGGCTGACGATCGGCCGGAGGCCGCTGACGCTCGTGGCGGACGATGCCGCCCGGCTGTCCGGCGCTCCCAACCCGACCCTGACTTACCGGGTGGTCGGCCCCGGGCCGCTGGACGGCGACCGGATCGACGGCCTGCCGGAAACCCTGGCGACGGCGGCGTCGCCGGCCGGAGCCTATGCCATCACCCGGGGCGGCCTGACCGCCGGGGACAATTACGACCTGCGCTTCACGCCGGGGCTGCTGACGGTATCGCCGCAGCCGTCCGGTCTGGCCGCCATCCTGCCGGCGCGCCTGATCGAACCGGCCACTCTGTCGGGACCGGGCATCGCAACCCTCGGCCGCCCGGCCGAAGCGGGTGGATCGTCGGATTCCGCTTCGCCGGCAGCCGCATCAGAGGTCAGCGGCCCGGAAACCAACGGCAACGGCAAGGACGGGGAGCAGGACGTCTGCGGTGCGGCGGCCGGCGAAGGCTGCGCCTCGCTTCCGCATCCCGCCAACCGCTTTATCGGAACCTTCCTGAGCGTGAAATCCCCCTGA
- a CDS encoding ShlB/FhaC/HecB family hemolysin secretion/activation protein, with translation MPATFFHLSFGALALGTLALTGGGALAQSLPVERNPPPRQAEPSNTLSIDPGNGAAADRTPLGVQLSAIRLIGRDAAVPSAGRAAVGTGQIVTGRIGIGGAETDQALRDELRTALSGFIGQPLSMALIADAQAAIAGVYRDAGYPFVSVSIPPQEVTAGTLTLRVIEFALGKISLQGEADGQRSGRGATIAAGIRGAEGERIEVARIDEDLRWLNRYPYRRVQGIFSPGDGLGRSDLTLELVPQKPWQVFAGYANTGTRETDRNRFFLGAGFALPQLGDAYGSWQTTGSRDLFAGAGRLFPGDGERARYLSHSARFVLPTAARQAIEISPNFVATRQRNGSFTSDNNFFELPVYYRAALSSLLPGVHFGDVLAGVEAKTLDRRTFFDGAGLGRARADVVQIGLGWDRSWSDRLGATGLSLIGKINPGGVMANNDDAGWTAFSNGRVRKARYAYVTGVANRSTDLGGGISLTHELTVQYAGQALPDTEQIALGGLYAVRGYDLGNGAADRGVILRNELRLPGVPLVRGDILQPFAFVDGAVGKDIGARRDLFLAGTGLGVDYRVVDHVTTSLTAAVALADEGKRQAGPFDLTFRVFATY, from the coding sequence ATGCCTGCGACCTTCTTCCATTTGTCCTTCGGCGCCCTGGCGCTGGGCACCCTTGCCCTGACGGGTGGGGGAGCGCTGGCGCAGTCCCTGCCGGTCGAACGCAACCCGCCGCCCCGGCAGGCCGAACCGTCCAATACCCTCTCGATCGACCCCGGCAACGGTGCCGCGGCGGACCGGACCCCGCTGGGCGTCCAGTTGAGCGCAATCAGATTGATCGGCCGCGACGCCGCCGTCCCGTCGGCCGGCAGGGCGGCCGTCGGCACCGGTCAGATCGTTACCGGCCGGATCGGTATTGGCGGTGCCGAAACGGACCAGGCGCTGCGGGACGAACTGCGCACCGCGCTCTCCGGTTTCATCGGGCAGCCGCTGTCCATGGCGCTGATTGCCGATGCGCAGGCCGCCATCGCCGGGGTCTACCGCGATGCCGGCTATCCCTTCGTGTCGGTCAGCATTCCGCCGCAGGAGGTCACCGCCGGCACCCTGACCCTGCGGGTGATCGAATTCGCCCTGGGGAAAATCTCGCTTCAGGGAGAGGCGGATGGCCAGCGAAGCGGGCGCGGCGCCACCATCGCCGCCGGCATCCGCGGTGCGGAGGGGGAGCGGATCGAGGTAGCTCGGATCGATGAGGATCTGCGCTGGCTGAACCGCTACCCCTACCGCCGCGTCCAGGGCATCTTTTCCCCCGGCGACGGACTCGGCCGTTCCGACCTGACGCTGGAGCTGGTGCCGCAGAAGCCGTGGCAGGTCTTCGCCGGCTATGCGAACACCGGCACGCGGGAAACCGACCGCAACCGCTTCTTCCTAGGTGCCGGCTTCGCTCTCCCCCAATTGGGCGACGCCTATGGATCGTGGCAGACCACCGGTTCGCGCGACCTGTTCGCTGGTGCCGGGCGCCTGTTCCCAGGCGACGGCGAGCGTGCCCGCTATCTCAGCCATTCGGCGCGCTTCGTCCTGCCCACCGCAGCCCGCCAGGCGATCGAGATCAGCCCGAACTTCGTGGCGACGCGCCAGAGGAACGGCTCCTTCACCTCCGACAACAATTTCTTCGAGCTGCCGGTCTATTACCGCGCCGCGCTGTCAAGCCTGCTGCCCGGTGTCCATTTCGGTGACGTCCTGGCCGGGGTCGAGGCCAAGACGCTCGACCGTCGGACCTTCTTCGACGGCGCCGGTCTTGGCCGGGCGCGCGCGGACGTCGTCCAGATCGGCCTCGGCTGGGACCGGAGTTGGAGCGACCGGCTGGGAGCGACGGGGCTGAGCCTGATCGGCAAGATCAATCCAGGCGGCGTGATGGCCAACAACGACGATGCGGGCTGGACCGCCTTTTCGAACGGCCGGGTCCGGAAGGCGCGATATGCCTATGTGACCGGTGTCGCGAACCGAAGCACCGACCTCGGTGGCGGGATCAGCCTGACCCACGAATTGACGGTGCAGTACGCCGGGCAGGCGCTGCCCGACACCGAACAGATCGCGCTGGGCGGGCTCTATGCCGTGCGTGGCTACGACCTGGGGAACGGGGCGGCCGACCGCGGCGTCATTCTGCGCAACGAGCTGCGCCTGCCCGGCGTTCCGCTGGTCCGGGGCGACATCCTCCAGCCCTTCGCCTTCGTCGACGGCGCGGTCGGAAAGGACATCGGCGCGCGCCGCGACCTGTTCCTGGCGGGGACCGGTCTCGGCGTCGACTACCGCGTTGTGGACCATGTGACGACGAGCCTGACCGCCGCGGTCGCGCTGGCCGACGAAGGCAAGCGGCAGGCCGGGCCTTTCGACCTGACGTTCCGCGTCTTCGCCACCTATTGA
- a CDS encoding invasion associated locus B family protein, translating into MTHRSIVFRGTVFPGAVLPLVILLSVGGAAAQQPASVPAPNRTTANYDDWLVRCETERDGTKETKLCETVQTIAGPDGRIVAQVVIGRPTGAAGDKILAELPVGVLLPPGVAIRVGDKQVASLTFRRCLQSCLAEAELPKQNLDALANATQPISLGFSDGSGKAVTLPLSAKGLRNAYAAGGAPGK; encoded by the coding sequence ATGACCCATCGAAGCATCGTTTTCCGGGGCACTGTTTTCCCGGGCGCCGTCTTGCCGCTCGTGATCCTTCTGTCTGTCGGCGGCGCAGCAGCGCAGCAGCCGGCTTCCGTTCCGGCACCGAACCGGACGACCGCCAATTACGACGACTGGCTGGTGCGTTGCGAGACCGAGCGCGACGGCACCAAGGAAACGAAGCTGTGCGAAACCGTGCAGACGATCGCCGGGCCGGACGGCCGGATCGTCGCGCAGGTCGTGATCGGCCGGCCGACCGGGGCTGCCGGGGACAAGATCCTGGCCGAACTGCCGGTCGGCGTGTTGCTGCCGCCCGGCGTCGCCATCCGCGTCGGCGACAAGCAGGTGGCATCGCTCACCTTCCGGCGTTGCCTGCAATCCTGCCTCGCCGAAGCGGAACTGCCCAAGCAGAACCTCGACGCACTGGCGAACGCCACGCAGCCGATCAGCCTCGGCTTCTCGGACGGATCGGGAAAGGCGGTGACTCTGCCGCTGTCGGCCAAGGGATTGCGCAACGCCTACGCGGCCGGCGGCGCCCCCGGAAAATAA